The window GCGCTGGTGAACAAGTACTTGGCTCTGCATCCTGAGCTGACGCTTCCTGTGGGTACAACTGACGGCACAATCACCCGTACCGATGCTTACACCAATGAGGCTGCCCTGGGTAACCTGATTGCGGACGCTATGCGGCAGGCAGATTTCGGCGATGGAGTCCCTACTGCTGATTTCGCCTTTATGAATCCGGGCGGTATCCGTGCCGATCTTCCGAAGGGAAATGTATCTTTCGGCGATCTGGCCAAAATCCAGCCGTTCGGCAACACACTCGTGAAGCTGAAGCTTACCGGTGAGCAGATCAAAACCCTGCTGCAGCAGCAATGGGCTGTGAAGGCTGACGGAACGCCGGATACGAAAACCCTGCAAATTTCCGGCCTGAAGTATACAGCTAATATGTATCTGCCGGTTGATCAGCGGATTGCCAGCCTGACCAAAGCTGACGGCACACCAATCAGCATGACGCAGACCTACACCGCAGTCGTCAACAACTTTATGGCTGCCGGTGGAGACAACTACACCGTGCTGACTCAAGACAAAAACCCGCTGGCCGGTCCGATCGATCTGGATGTATTCTATGATTACATCGTAGACACATTCAAAGGCGGCGCCATTACAGCCAAAATCGAAGGCCGTATTACGAATAATGTGAAGCCTCCTGTAGCCATCCCAGGCGGAACAGTAACACCAACTGCAACACCGGCACCAACAACAAGCCCTGCACCTTCGGCAACACCGGCACCAACAGTGAAGCCGGTTCCTTCGGCAGTACCGTTCAAGGATCTGAGCAAGGTGGTATGGGCTCAAGAAGCCATCACCTCCCTGGCTGCAAAAGGGATCTTGAAGGGACTTGAGGACGGTAACTTCGCACCAATGAAGAACGTTACCCGTGCTGAATTTGTTACGATGCTCGTTCGTGCTCTGAACCTGAGCAACTCCGGTGCATCCGCAAGCTTCAAGGATGTGAAGCAGGGAGCATGGTATACCGACTCTATCGCTGCTGCTGTCCAAGCGGGCCTTGTCAAAGGCTCCGGAAACGGCAAATTCGAACCGGGACGTGAAATTACCCGCGAAGAAATGGCAATTATGATTGTCAATGCTCTTGCAGGAGATTTGCCTAAGATTGACACTTCTGCAGCCCTTGGACAATTTGCTGACAAGTCCTCCATTGCCTCTTATGCTCAGGAAGCTGTTGCACAGCTGACTCAGCTGGGAATTGTAAATGGTGTCGACGGCGGTAAATTCGCACCGAAAGCGATCGCGAATCGTGCGCAAGCTGCAGTAATTATTTATCGTATGCTGGAGAACAAAGCTTCCTAATCTTTCATTTCACAAAAGGTGTTTCGTCAGTCATCTCCGGATGGCTGGCGGAGCATCTTTTTTATTTTCTTCATTAAATGCAGTTTGTTGCACATGCAAAAAAGCCCGGTGCGTATTACGCCGGGCCTTTCACATTTCTTACCTGTAAGCCATTTTATTTTACAGCTGCTTCCCATTTGCAGCGGACCGGAGAAACAATTGCATTTTCCTTTTTAAGCTCAGTAAAAGCTTTGTCGATGGCTTTACGTTCCAGTCCGGAGAGCTTTTCTACTTCGCCTGCGCTGAGCGGATTCGCTGAAGTTTTGAGGATATCCAGTACCTGATCTTTTACACTCATGTGTACACTTCCTATTCACTATAATTTTAATTGAAAGAATGACTTCTTAGATTTGTAGTATAGAAGAGAGCTGGTGGAAATGCAGTGATGTTTGTGGGAATGAGCACAAAAAATATCACAGAACCCATTTACATATAAATCCAAAAGTGATATCATAATTATATCAAATACATATCTTATGGAGGTGCCATTATGAAAGAAAAAGTATTGCGTCCGGTTAGCGGTTTCTGGGTGATTGCACTGATCGCCATTTGTATCGGGGGCGGGGTTTACGGGGCAGTTCAGGAGTATATTACGGTGCCGGTTATTCTTTTTGTCCTTGCTTCGGTGTTGTGCACCAGTATTAGTGTGGTACAGCCCAATAAGTCGGTTGTGGTAACATTCTTCGGGCAATATGTCGGAACCATTGTGCACAGCGGTTTATGGGCAGTTATTCCTTTTAGTATCCGTAAGACAGTATCCCTTCGGGTACGCAACTTCAACAGTGTTAAGCTTAAGGTTAATGATGTAGAGGGAAATCCGATTGAGATTGCAGCAGTAATTGTTTTCAAAGTCATTAACTCGGCTAAGGCGCTGTTCGATGTCGATAAATATATGGCCTTTGTGGAAATCCAGAGTGAGACAGCGCTGCGTCATGTAGCTAGTAAATATCCGTATGACAACTTTAACGAGTCCGGGATGTCGCTGCGGGCTAACGCTGACGAAATTGCCAAAGAGCTGGCAACGGAACTGCAGGAACGCCTCTCCTTGTCCGGGGTAGAAGTGATTGAAGCGCGTCTGACCCATTTAGCGTATTCAACTGAAATTGCCAGCACAATGCTGCAGCGTCAGCAGGCTTCTGCGATTCTCTCTGCACGGCAGATTATTGTGGAAGGTGCAGTCGGCATGGTAGATATGGCTATCCGCCAGCTTAAAGAGAGCGGTGTTGTGGAGCTCGACGAAGAACGTAAAGCGGCAATGATCAACAATCTGATGGTGGCGATTGTGTCGGAGCGCGGAGCGAGTCCGGTCATTAACGCCGGCTCGTTGTACTAGAGGGCGATCCATTATGGCGGCCAAAAAAAGCTTTCCGCTGCGGATCGATCCTGAGCTGCACGAAGCGTTGGAACGCTGGGCGGGAGAGGAATTTCGCAGCGTTAACGGACATATTGAATACTTGCTGCGTGAGTCTTTGAAGCGGGCGGGCCGCTTGCCGGGCAAAAGAAGCCGGGAAGAAGAGTGACTGGTACAGGAAACTTCACCTGCACTAAGCTGCTTGACTGTCATATTTTGAATGTCGACCGCTGGCAGGCTTGACGGAAGCTGGCGACAGATTTATAATTACTCCATAATTCACGTTAACAGCTTCGACAAAGATATGGATCGTTGATTCAGGACCGCTTCAGAGAGAGGGAACAAGGCTGCAATTTCCTCCGGTATCCGGCATTCGATCTACCCCTTTATAGCTGCGGTTATGAACTCCCGGTACGTTTACTGCCCGGGATTGTAAGAACCGCCGGTTCATGGCCGTTATTCTATGCTGACGAAGGATTCTGTTTCTGGAATCGAATTTGGGTGGAACCACGGGTGCAATCACTCGTCCCTTTGCGGGACGGGTGTTTTTTGTATGCGTGGATTCTTCCGTTCCGCAGAATTCGCCGCCCCACGCGGGCTCAACAAATGAAGTTTTCGCCACCGGTAATTAGTGATGGCTAACCAATCCCTTAGGAGGAACAACAATGTCAGTAAGTATTAAACTGCCGGACGGATCGGTCCGGGAATATGAGAACGGAAGCAGCATTGAGGATGTAGCCGCTTCGATCAGCAGCGGACTTCGCAAGAATGCAGCTGCAGGCAAGCTCAATGGAGTCGTTGTAGATTTGTCGACGCCTCTGGAGGAAGGCGCACTGGTGGAGATCGTAACCTTGGATTCCCCGGAAGGCCTTGAGGTTATGCGCCACAGTACAGCTCACTTGATGGCTCAGGCAGTTAGACGCCTGTTCGGTGCGAAGGAAGTTAAGCTAGGGGTAGGTCCGGTTATCGAGGACGGCTTCTATTATGATATGGACCTGGAGCACCCGCTTAATCCGGAGGATCTGCTGAAGATCGAGAAGGAAATGGAGCGCATTGTTAACGAGAATCTGCCGATTGTGCGCAAAGAAGTCAGCCGTAAGGAAGCGCTTGAGATTTTTGGTGAACTGGGCGATCCGTATAAGCTGGAACTGATTGAGGCTCTGCCGGAAGACAGTGTGATCTCTATCTACGAACAAGGCGAATTCTTCGATCTCTGCCGCGGTCCGCATGTACCTTCGACTTCGAAGATCAAAGTGTTCAAGCTGATGAATGTGGCCGGTGCTTACTGGCGCGGAGACAGCAAGAATAAAATGCTCCAGCGTGTATACGGTACTGCCTGGATCAAAAAAGCACAGCTGGACGAGCATCTGCACCTGCTGGAGGAAGCGAAAAAACGTGACCACCGTAAGCTGGGCAAAGAACTGGAAATCTTTACATTCAACCAGCTGGTGGGACAAGGCCTGCCGATCTGGCTGCCAAAAGGCGCGAAGCTGCGCAGTATTCTTGAGCGCTATATTGTGGATCTGGAAGCAAGCCTTGGTTACCAGCATGTATACACTCCTGTACTAGGTAACGTAGAGCTGTATAAGACTTCCGGACACTGGGAGCACTACCAGGAGGACATGTTCCCTAAAATGGTCATCGACACTGAGGAGTTCGTCCTTCGTCCGATGAACTGCCCGCATCACATGATGATTTATAAGAGTTCGATGCACAGCTACCGTGATCTGCCGATCCGTATCGCTGAGCTGGGCACTATGCACCGCTATGAAATGTCCGGCGCGTTGACCGGTCTGCACCGTGTACGCTCCATGACGCTGAATGACTCGCATATTTTCTGCCGTCTGGATCAGATCAAGAGTGAATTCAAACGCGTGTTGGAGCTGATCAAACAGGTATACAGCGATTTCGGCATTCATGATTACCGCTTCCGCTTGTCCTACCGTGATCCGCAGGATACAGAGAAGTATTTCCAGAACGACGAAATGTGGGAAACTGCACAGCGTATGCTGCGCGAGGTAGCCGAAGAAGCGGGTCTGCCGTTCTTCGAAGCGGAAGGCGAAGCTGCCTTCTACGGACCGAAGCTGGATGTGCAAATCCGCACAGCGCTGGGTAAGGAAGAAACTTTATCCACTGTACAAATCGACTTCCTGCTCCCTGAGCGCTTTGAACTGGAATATGTCGGCGATGATGGTAACAAGCACCGTCCGGTCGTATTGCACCGCGGAATTCTCGGTACCATGGAACGTTTCGTAGCCTTCCTGCTGGAGAACTTTGCGGGTTCCCTGCCACTGTGGCTGTCACCGCAGCAGGTTAAGATTATACCTGTATCTTCAGCCTTTGATGACTATGCCAAGGAAGTTGAAGCGAAGCTGCTCAAGAGCGGTATCCGGGCTGAGGTCGATCTGCGCAACGAGAAGATGGGCTATAAGATCCGTGAAGCCCAGCTGGAGAAGCTTCCATATATGTTCGTAGTGGGCGAGAATGAGATGAATGCCGGTTCTGTATCGATCCGCAAACGCGGAGAAGGCGATCTCGGAGCGAAACCGCTCGATGAAGTTATCGAATCGCTTAATGCGGAAATTTCCGGTCGCGTAATTTAATTTTGCCGGGAGCTCTGCCGCAATCCGGCTTATAATCATCCAACAATAACCTCTGTCATCAGCCTCGTGAAGCCGAAGAATCGTGCTTCATGTATAAAATTTTGTGAAACGGGAAACCTTCGCTAATAGGGGGAGGTTTAACAAATGAACAAAATGGGCTTATGCCAGAGGTTTTGGTGTCTGATTGTCACGATTGTGCTTGTATTGACTGCAGCCGGTATCTATCCGGATTATGGAAGCAAGTCAGTAGAGGCCAGCGGGATGGCAGACACTGCAGGTCAGCTAAGCGTCAGCACAATGAAGCCAGGTAATTTCCAAAATACACAGGGTTCACAGGAGGCCATTCTTACAGAAGCTTCCCAGCTCGGGGGCACTTCCAGAGCAAAGCAACCGTCGGCAACAAATGCACCCAAAGCGACTTCGGCACCTTCCGGCAAGAAGACGGATACAACTGCCAAGCAGCCTGCATCAGTTACGGTAGCTGCACCCGCACCGGAACAGATCATTACTTCGCTGAAGGTTACGGCAACGGGATATACGGCAGGCTATGAGTCAACCGGCAAAACAGCCAAACATCCACAATACGGCATTACCTACTCAGGTGTCAAAGTACGCCGGGATAAAAATGCAGTTTCTACCATAGCTGCCGATCCCAAGGTTCTGCCGCTGGGCAGTATCCTTTATATCCCGGGTTACGGATACGCTGTGGTGGCGGATACCGGTTCAGCGATCAAGGGACGGAAGATCGACTTATATTTTGCCACTACCAAACAGGTGTATAAGGAATGGGGCAAAAAAACAGTGGTTGTTCAGCTGATCAAACGCGGTAACGGGAAATGTACGGAGAGCATGCTGAAGAACTTAGGCAAAGCGATTCAAACTTATAATACAGTTCCGCAAAACCTGCTGGAAGAGATTATCTAGGCTAGCCATATCCAAGCTGACAGCTTGAAATTTATTTCACTTAGGGATGCATAATACGGCCCTGAGCTTCCCATAATACGGACTGGGGCAAAGCAAGTGCCTCTTCCGAGAACGCACAGGGAGGTGAAATTCAGTGGCTAAAAAACCAAAGGTACAAGAAAACTATAAAACACCGAATGAAAAATACAATGCGGAGTTTGCTGTTGAAAACGACGGCGCAACGAAGCAAGGTACGTTTGCCAAACCAGTGCAAAAACCGCAGCAGTAATGCTGTGAACGTTTAATCTTACACCGATATGCTACAATTGGACTGTTCCGCTATACGCTCATGTTTTTGAGCGGCGGAGCAGTCTTTTTTTGTTACGTCAGGTATTCCTTCCTTACATTCATCCGGGTGACAGCTCGGTCCCGAGACTGAGGCAAGTTTACTTCTCACGCCGCTGTTCGCAACGCAGCTGATGCT of the Paenibacillus pedocola genome contains:
- a CDS encoding 3D domain-containing protein gives rise to the protein MNKMGLCQRFWCLIVTIVLVLTAAGIYPDYGSKSVEASGMADTAGQLSVSTMKPGNFQNTQGSQEAILTEASQLGGTSRAKQPSATNAPKATSAPSGKKTDTTAKQPASVTVAAPAPEQIITSLKVTATGYTAGYESTGKTAKHPQYGITYSGVKVRRDKNAVSTIAADPKVLPLGSILYIPGYGYAVVADTGSAIKGRKIDLYFATTKQVYKEWGKKTVVVQLIKRGNGKCTESMLKNLGKAIQTYNTVPQNLLEEII
- the thrS gene encoding threonine--tRNA ligase; the protein is MSVSIKLPDGSVREYENGSSIEDVAASISSGLRKNAAAGKLNGVVVDLSTPLEEGALVEIVTLDSPEGLEVMRHSTAHLMAQAVRRLFGAKEVKLGVGPVIEDGFYYDMDLEHPLNPEDLLKIEKEMERIVNENLPIVRKEVSRKEALEIFGELGDPYKLELIEALPEDSVISIYEQGEFFDLCRGPHVPSTSKIKVFKLMNVAGAYWRGDSKNKMLQRVYGTAWIKKAQLDEHLHLLEEAKKRDHRKLGKELEIFTFNQLVGQGLPIWLPKGAKLRSILERYIVDLEASLGYQHVYTPVLGNVELYKTSGHWEHYQEDMFPKMVIDTEEFVLRPMNCPHHMMIYKSSMHSYRDLPIRIAELGTMHRYEMSGALTGLHRVRSMTLNDSHIFCRLDQIKSEFKRVLELIKQVYSDFGIHDYRFRLSYRDPQDTEKYFQNDEMWETAQRMLREVAEEAGLPFFEAEGEAAFYGPKLDVQIRTALGKEETLSTVQIDFLLPERFELEYVGDDGNKHRPVVLHRGILGTMERFVAFLLENFAGSLPLWLSPQQVKIIPVSSAFDDYAKEVEAKLLKSGIRAEVDLRNEKMGYKIREAQLEKLPYMFVVGENEMNAGSVSIRKRGEGDLGAKPLDEVIESLNAEISGRVI
- a CDS encoding toxin-antitoxin system HicB family antitoxin — translated: MAAKKSFPLRIDPELHEALERWAGEEFRSVNGHIEYLLRESLKRAGRLPGKRSREEE
- a CDS encoding transcriptional regulator, producing the protein MSVKDQVLDILKTSANPLSAGEVEKLSGLERKAIDKAFTELKKENAIVSPVRCKWEAAVK
- a CDS encoding SPFH domain-containing protein, with translation MKEKVLRPVSGFWVIALIAICIGGGVYGAVQEYITVPVILFVLASVLCTSISVVQPNKSVVVTFFGQYVGTIVHSGLWAVIPFSIRKTVSLRVRNFNSVKLKVNDVEGNPIEIAAVIVFKVINSAKALFDVDKYMAFVEIQSETALRHVASKYPYDNFNESGMSLRANADEIAKELATELQERLSLSGVEVIEARLTHLAYSTEIASTMLQRQQASAILSARQIIVEGAVGMVDMAIRQLKESGVVELDEERKAAMINNLMVAIVSERGASPVINAGSLY